Proteins encoded within one genomic window of Candidatus Binatia bacterium:
- a CDS encoding alkaline phosphatase family protein: MRAVLLISALLSVVLSSCGGGGGGATPPAPFSPPPPAKKGKYFTHIVILIQENRTFDNLFATFPGADGTTVGKTHNGTLRLHESNLESPVSPHNGYAPWVQDYNHGRMNHFDLVPIGKIPGTYVYAYVKPAQIKPYWDLAKRYVLADHTFQTEGSGSFTAHQDLIRGGTEVDSQHNIIDFPSSAPWGCDAPPGTRTSLITANNQWQQYHDQGPFPCLTYSTLRDVLDAKQLSWRYYAPTVGQSFGGDLWNAFDAIKAVRYGSEWNTNQASPETKVFTDISRNTLPAVSWVIPDYQNSDHPGDNSDTGPSWIAQVVNAIGESPAWQTTAIVIVWDDWGGWYDHVPPPGRHRFGGLGFRVPMIVVSPFAKRGYISHNRYELGSIVRFVEDNWNLPRLGTTDATSPDFVNDFFDFTQQPRQYVPIAGKYSKVYFLNQSPSNLPVDDE; encoded by the coding sequence ATGCGAGCCGTTCTTCTTATTAGCGCGCTGCTGTCCGTCGTCCTCAGCAGCTGTGGGGGCGGCGGCGGCGGCGCGACCCCTCCCGCCCCCTTCTCGCCCCCGCCGCCGGCTAAGAAGGGGAAGTACTTCACCCACATAGTCATCCTCATTCAGGAGAACCGCACGTTCGACAATCTCTTCGCGACCTTTCCGGGAGCGGACGGGACGACCGTCGGCAAGACGCACAACGGCACGCTCCGGCTGCACGAGAGCAATCTCGAGAGCCCGGTCTCGCCCCACAACGGTTACGCGCCCTGGGTGCAAGACTACAACCACGGGCGCATGAACCACTTCGACCTCGTACCGATCGGCAAGATCCCCGGCACGTACGTCTACGCATACGTCAAGCCCGCGCAGATCAAGCCTTATTGGGACCTGGCCAAGCGCTACGTACTCGCCGACCACACGTTCCAGACCGAGGGCAGCGGCAGCTTCACGGCCCACCAAGATCTGATCCGCGGCGGAACGGAGGTCGATAGCCAGCACAACATCATCGACTTCCCGTCGTCGGCGCCGTGGGGCTGCGACGCCCCGCCCGGCACGAGGACGTCGCTGATCACCGCCAACAACCAGTGGCAGCAGTATCACGACCAAGGTCCGTTCCCGTGCCTCACGTATTCGACGCTGCGCGACGTGCTCGATGCGAAACAACTGTCGTGGCGCTACTACGCGCCGACCGTGGGACAAAGCTTCGGCGGAGATCTTTGGAATGCGTTCGACGCGATCAAAGCCGTCCGCTACGGCTCGGAGTGGAACACGAATCAGGCCTCGCCTGAAACCAAGGTGTTCACCGACATCTCACGCAACACGCTTCCGGCCGTGTCGTGGGTGATCCCCGATTACCAAAACTCCGATCACCCCGGGGACAACAGCGACACGGGGCCGTCGTGGATCGCGCAGGTGGTCAACGCGATCGGCGAGAGCCCCGCGTGGCAGACCACCGCGATCGTCATCGTGTGGGACGACTGGGGCGGCTGGTACGACCACGTTCCGCCGCCGGGACGCCACCGCTTCGGCGGGCTGGGCTTCCGGGTTCCAATGATCGTCGTCTCGCCGTTCGCGAAGCGCGGCTACATATCGCACAACCGCTACGAGCTCGGCAGCATCGTGCGCTTCGTCGAGGACAACTGGAACCTGCCCCGCCTGGGCACGACCGACGCAACCTCCCCCGATTTCGTTAACGATTTTTTTGACTTTACGCAACAACCGCGGCAGTACGTCCCCATTGCGGGAAAGTACTCTAAAGTATATTTTCTTAACCAGTCGCCCTCGAATCTACCGGTGGATGACGAGTAA
- a CDS encoding L-threonylcarbamoyladenylate synthase, translating into MPIRPATPESITRAVALLRSGGVVALPTETVYGLGALVWDAAAVARIFEIKRRPAFDPLIVHIGDREALERVAARVPKAAETLIGRFWPGPLTIVLPKRPRVPALVTAGLSTVAVRMPSHPVARALLRGLGEPLAAPSANAFGGLSPTRAAHVAEALGANVDLILDGGATHYGIESTIVAVEPAPVLLRPGAVAAEEIEATIGPLARGAPPGPASAPGQLPVHYAPRTPLRVVDPAEVPPAERAAAGALAFHEPFEGYASVRVLSRRGDLREAAAAFFEALHELDALGLERIDAQPMEERGLGLAMMDRLRRAAAGH; encoded by the coding sequence GTGCCGATCCGGCCCGCGACTCCCGAGAGCATCACTCGGGCCGTGGCGCTCCTGCGCAGCGGCGGGGTCGTCGCGCTGCCTACCGAGACCGTCTACGGGCTCGGTGCGCTCGTCTGGGACGCCGCCGCGGTCGCGCGGATCTTCGAGATCAAGCGCCGCCCCGCGTTCGACCCGTTGATCGTCCACATCGGCGACCGCGAGGCGCTCGAGCGCGTCGCCGCCCGTGTGCCGAAGGCCGCTGAGACCCTAATCGGGCGCTTCTGGCCTGGGCCACTGACGATCGTGCTTCCGAAGCGGCCGCGCGTCCCAGCCCTGGTTACCGCGGGGCTCTCGACCGTGGCGGTCCGCATGCCGTCGCATCCGGTCGCGCGCGCGCTGCTGCGCGGCCTCGGCGAGCCGCTGGCGGCCCCCAGCGCCAACGCGTTCGGCGGGCTCAGCCCGACGCGCGCCGCCCACGTCGCGGAGGCGCTCGGGGCCAATGTCGACCTGATCCTCGACGGCGGCGCGACCCATTATGGCATTGAGTCTACGATCGTGGCGGTCGAGCCAGCGCCGGTGCTGCTGCGCCCCGGCGCGGTTGCGGCCGAGGAGATCGAGGCGACGATCGGGCCGCTCGCCCGGGGCGCGCCTCCGGGTCCGGCCTCGGCGCCCGGTCAACTGCCGGTCCACTACGCGCCGCGGACGCCGCTGCGCGTAGTGGACCCGGCCGAAGTCCCGCCGGCGGAGCGCGCCGCGGCCGGCGCGCTGGCATTTCACGAGCCGTTCGAAGGCTACGCGTCGGTCCGCGTGCTCTCGCGGCGCGGGGATCTGCGCGAGGCTGCGGCCGCCTTCTTCGAGGCGCTCCACGAGCTCGACGCGCTTGGGCTCGAGCGCATCGACGCGCAGCCGATGGAAGAGCGCGGGTTGGGCCTCGCGATGATGGACCGGCTGCGCCGCGCCGCGGCCGGTCACTAA
- a CDS encoding S41 family peptidase, whose amino-acid sequence MMTSPKLFARAAAASVLAAILCAGSTPAATALSYQVAADVGESYRLLTTTYYDAVDPQVLLAAASDALASAARKHGATIAPPSLRVEPEREATLDALDDAIVASAKAAHATASDFAYATIDAMAKATNDRYTQFFTPAEFRAFNQALDPERIGGIGVMIEPDPLSGSVRISYVVPATPAERAGLHVGDVITTVNGTPTKGLNVEGVSGLLRGKPGTVVAVALQRDGSPLAMSIMRDNVQPPTVVYKMLPGDIGWVWILAFGKATPSEFDAAISRLNYQGAKALVLDLRNDGGGYVDSALDISSRFIANKALVTVEARGQMARTYDADGSPSINLPVTVLVNQYTASASEITAAALQDDGIATLVGSKTFGKGVMQTLTQLPDGAAIKITTAHYLTPNRRDINLRGIDPDVRVDENKDARFGEADKDAQLRVAIDLLQKKIAARN is encoded by the coding sequence ATGATGACGAGTCCCAAGCTTTTCGCGCGCGCCGCCGCGGCATCTGTGCTGGCCGCGATTCTGTGCGCGGGATCGACGCCCGCCGCTACCGCGCTGTCCTACCAGGTCGCCGCCGACGTCGGGGAGAGCTATCGTCTCCTTACGACGACGTACTACGACGCGGTCGATCCGCAGGTGCTGCTCGCGGCGGCGAGCGACGCGCTCGCGAGCGCCGCACGCAAGCACGGCGCGACGATAGCGCCGCCGTCGCTGCGCGTCGAGCCGGAGCGTGAAGCCACGCTGGACGCACTCGACGACGCCATCGTCGCGAGCGCGAAGGCCGCGCACGCGACGGCGAGCGATTTCGCCTATGCGACGATCGACGCGATGGCGAAGGCGACCAACGATCGCTACACGCAGTTCTTCACGCCGGCCGAGTTCAGGGCGTTTAACCAGGCCTTGGATCCGGAACGCATCGGCGGGATCGGCGTCATGATCGAACCAGATCCCCTATCGGGCTCCGTTCGCATCTCGTACGTGGTGCCGGCCACGCCGGCCGAACGCGCCGGTCTACACGTGGGCGACGTCATCACGACGGTGAACGGAACGCCGACGAAGGGTCTCAACGTCGAAGGCGTTAGCGGGCTGCTGCGCGGCAAGCCGGGGACGGTCGTCGCGGTCGCCCTGCAGCGCGACGGATCGCCGCTGGCGATGTCGATCATGCGCGACAACGTGCAGCCGCCGACGGTCGTCTACAAGATGCTGCCTGGTGACATCGGTTGGGTGTGGATCCTCGCGTTCGGCAAGGCGACGCCGAGCGAGTTCGATGCAGCGATCTCGCGTCTCAATTATCAAGGCGCGAAGGCACTCGTGCTCGACCTGCGCAACGACGGAGGCGGCTACGTGGACTCGGCGCTCGACATCAGCTCGCGCTTCATCGCGAATAAGGCACTGGTCACCGTGGAAGCGCGGGGACAGATGGCGCGCACGTACGACGCCGACGGCAGCCCCTCGATCAACTTGCCGGTCACCGTTCTCGTGAACCAGTACACGGCGTCGGCGTCGGAGATCACGGCCGCCGCGCTGCAGGACGACGGCATCGCGACGCTGGTGGGCTCCAAGACGTTCGGGAAGGGCGTGATGCAGACGCTGACGCAACTGCCCGACGGAGCGGCAATCAAGATCACGACCGCACACTATCTGACGCCGAACCGTCGCGACATCAACCTGCGCGGCATCGACCCCGACGTCCGCGTCGACGAGAACAAGGACGCGCGCTTCGGCGAGGCGGACAAGGACGCGCAGTTGCGCGTGGCGATCGACTTGCTGCAGAAGAAGATCGCGGCGCGAAACTAA
- a CDS encoding pilus assembly protein TadG-related protein has translation MRTHEGQKGQVLPLIALCLAALMGFAGIAVDVGYLEYRQQTQQTATDAAAAAGAEALLRAGCPNQTAAASAAYANAANNGYANGGNNTVTPNNPPLSGPFASNPCAVSVTINTKINATFFSKLFGYTNGMPESTLAVAEVSSTGSGCIFLLSMTIVQNFNGANINASQCGLLINDTANFTGAKMNVYNVGYAGPAPNEGGASFTEGVPAPMLPVADPCPEITGCAYLTANPPSTSSCQTFDGNGYNGAINPGCYNTLSLSGATVTMNPGTYVLNGSSNFNNANITGNGITMYVTAKGQAPNLNSIAAATMTPPTTGGAQGVLYYQVPSNASNPNFNGASGHYSGLIYAPGATAANVNGSQGTYLVLVLGGANLNGGNALDLATPPPGQSLIKQAVVAQ, from the coding sequence ATGCGTACGCACGAGGGACAAAAAGGTCAAGTCCTACCCCTCATCGCGCTTTGTCTGGCGGCGCTGATGGGTTTCGCCGGGATCGCGGTCGACGTCGGATACCTCGAGTACCGCCAACAGACGCAGCAAACGGCGACCGACGCGGCGGCGGCCGCCGGCGCGGAGGCGCTTCTGCGCGCGGGCTGCCCGAATCAGACCGCGGCGGCTAGCGCCGCGTACGCAAACGCGGCGAACAACGGTTACGCCAACGGCGGCAACAACACCGTGACGCCCAACAACCCGCCGCTGAGCGGGCCCTTCGCCAGCAACCCGTGCGCCGTTTCGGTGACGATCAACACGAAGATCAATGCGACGTTCTTCTCCAAGCTGTTCGGTTACACGAACGGCATGCCCGAATCGACGCTGGCGGTCGCGGAAGTATCGTCGACGGGTTCGGGCTGCATATTCCTGCTCAGTATGACCATTGTTCAAAACTTCAACGGCGCGAACATCAACGCATCGCAGTGCGGCCTACTCATCAACGACACAGCGAACTTCACCGGCGCGAAAATGAACGTATACAACGTCGGCTACGCCGGGCCGGCGCCCAACGAGGGCGGTGCGAGCTTTACTGAAGGCGTGCCGGCGCCGATGCTGCCCGTAGCGGATCCGTGCCCCGAAATCACAGGCTGCGCCTATCTCACCGCTAACCCGCCCTCGACGAGCAGCTGTCAAACTTTCGACGGCAACGGGTACAACGGCGCGATCAACCCGGGCTGCTACAACACACTCTCGTTGAGCGGTGCGACGGTTACCATGAACCCCGGAACGTATGTCCTCAACGGAAGCAGCAACTTCAACAACGCCAACATCACCGGCAACGGCATCACGATGTACGTGACTGCGAAAGGGCAGGCGCCCAACCTCAACAGCATCGCGGCCGCGACGATGACGCCGCCGACCACCGGAGGCGCGCAGGGCGTCTTGTACTATCAGGTGCCGAGCAACGCGAGCAACCCGAACTTTAACGGCGCGAGCGGCCACTACAGCGGTCTGATCTATGCGCCGGGCGCGACCGCCGCTAACGTCAACGGATCGCAGGGAACTTACTTAGTCTTGGTCCTTGGAGGCGCGAACCTCAACGGCGGCAACGCGCTCGACCTCGCGACTCCCCCGCCCGGGCAGTCGCTGATCAAACAAGCGGTCGTGGCGCAATAA
- a CDS encoding multicopper oxidase domain-containing protein, whose translation MLRRLLAFAIAFAWVVGCGGQSSAPVNPPGIAPEGARAGAGMAPDKNVNELPEPPVVRSIDGVAKVSLIVNFSGATHFPEFVYNGMNNVAPTIRVDPGDAIVLDVTNDLPPGPGDKFDVNIHFHGIGSSPNAPGDDVLGTLARSGQKLHYVVHIPKNQEPGLYWYHPHVHGETAYQVGSGGMSGAIIVNGLEHHLPGLAKMRERVIIVRAIGIGTLARRDGDETMADGGDMSGMSEERVRPQAINSEPCGSDLGLLTTLNGAYHPVITIAPGEKQFFRVINATAHKTLKLDYGGEMELIAIDGFALDTWPGNPPTKLVKTIVMPPAARAEFVVTGRPSGFGTFQTLCFDSGLTGDHDPQLALARLRWPGRPDYRPAFVGRLTVGAPLPQNVYTTKLPPIAAKRTAIFTEGPTHFFINGRMFTMSEPPLFVVHVGTVEEWHIVNKTREVHDFHIHQIHFLVKEINGVKLLHPYWADSQLIPHRQKDGSPGTLLLIMNFRDPVIKGTFVFHCHILDHEDLGMMAKMQAI comes from the coding sequence ATGCTCCGTCGCTTACTCGCCTTCGCAATCGCGTTCGCTTGGGTCGTCGGCTGCGGCGGACAGTCGAGCGCGCCAGTCAATCCACCCGGAATCGCGCCCGAAGGCGCGCGTGCCGGTGCGGGCATGGCTCCGGACAAGAACGTGAACGAGCTGCCGGAGCCTCCGGTGGTGCGATCGATCGACGGCGTCGCGAAGGTCTCGCTGATCGTCAACTTCAGCGGCGCGACCCACTTTCCGGAGTTCGTGTACAACGGCATGAACAACGTCGCGCCGACGATCCGGGTCGATCCCGGCGATGCGATCGTGCTCGACGTCACCAACGATCTACCGCCCGGTCCGGGCGACAAGTTCGATGTCAACATTCACTTTCACGGAATCGGCTCATCGCCGAACGCGCCGGGCGACGACGTGCTGGGAACGCTCGCGCGGTCCGGCCAGAAACTGCATTACGTAGTCCACATACCAAAGAACCAGGAGCCCGGGCTCTACTGGTATCACCCGCACGTGCACGGCGAGACGGCCTATCAAGTCGGATCGGGCGGAATGTCGGGAGCGATCATCGTCAACGGTCTGGAGCACCACCTGCCCGGATTGGCCAAGATGCGAGAGCGGGTCATCATCGTGCGTGCGATCGGCATCGGCACCCTAGCTCGCCGCGACGGGGACGAGACAATGGCGGATGGCGGCGACATGAGCGGCATGTCCGAGGAGCGCGTTCGACCTCAGGCGATCAACAGCGAGCCGTGCGGATCGGACCTGGGCCTTCTAACGACGCTGAACGGAGCCTATCACCCCGTCATCACCATCGCGCCGGGGGAGAAGCAGTTCTTCCGCGTGATTAATGCTACGGCGCACAAGACGCTCAAGCTCGACTACGGCGGCGAGATGGAACTCATCGCGATCGACGGCTTCGCACTGGACACATGGCCCGGCAATCCGCCGACCAAGTTGGTGAAGACGATCGTCATGCCGCCGGCCGCGCGTGCGGAGTTCGTCGTCACCGGTCGCCCCAGCGGCTTCGGGACGTTCCAGACGCTCTGCTTCGACTCGGGCCTTACCGGAGATCACGATCCGCAGCTCGCATTGGCGCGGCTGCGCTGGCCAGGCAGGCCGGATTACCGGCCGGCATTCGTCGGCAGGCTGACTGTCGGCGCACCCCTGCCGCAAAACGTCTACACCACCAAGCTCCCGCCGATTGCGGCCAAGCGCACTGCCATCTTCACCGAGGGTCCGACGCACTTCTTCATCAACGGCAGGATGTTCACGATGAGCGAGCCGCCGCTGTTCGTCGTGCACGTCGGGACTGTCGAGGAATGGCACATCGTCAACAAGACGCGAGAAGTGCACGACTTCCACATCCATCAGATACACTTCTTGGTCAAGGAGATCAACGGCGTCAAGCTACTGCATCCCTATTGGGCCGATAGTCAGTTGATTCCGCATCGCCAAAAGGACGGCTCGCCTGGGACGCTCTTGTTGATCATGAACTTCCGCGATCCGGTCATCAAGGGTACGTTCGTTTTTCACTGCCACATCCTCGATCACGAAGACCTGGGGATGATGGCGAAGATGCAAGCGATTTAA
- a CDS encoding multicopper oxidase domain-containing protein, which produces MITISVALLAGCGGQSSAPMGQMMPGAPLAGAPVAILQPNTNKELPEPPVVNSVHGVARVSLIVNLSRHTGFPQFTYKGFNETAPTIRVNPGDTIAIDETDYLPPSAGDKYDINIHFHGMGSTPHAPGDDVLGTLARSGQSLHYVVHIPKSQEPGLYWYHPHVHGVVNYQVGEGGMSGAIIVNGLERHFPPLAKMNQRVIVVRDTGTGEPAGGFDAMGMERFAPNVINNEPCGPEVGLITMINGVYQPYITIAPGEKQFWRVINASGHKTLKLAVDGSQLKVYAIDGFALDTQPGTKPFTEPYAIIPPAARLEFVVTGPRNPLAKFRTLCYDTGPGGDRDPALVLARLKQPRHAPNEMSGMGPNAPPEPLPSNAYTTPLPPIAAKRTVTFSEGNNHFFIDGRIFQMQEPPAVVVHVGTVEEWHIVNITEEVHDFHIHQIHFLVKEIDGVKLAHPYWADTQLIPHRANGKPGTLTLLMDFRDPIIKGTFVFHCHILDHEDRGMMAKIQAI; this is translated from the coding sequence ATGATTACGATTTCGGTTGCGTTGCTCGCCGGATGCGGCGGCCAGTCCAGCGCTCCAATGGGTCAGATGATGCCGGGCGCCCCGCTGGCCGGCGCGCCGGTTGCCATCCTACAGCCGAATACGAATAAAGAGCTGCCGGAGCCGCCGGTCGTCAACTCGGTACATGGCGTCGCGAGAGTCTCGCTGATCGTCAACTTGAGCAGGCACACCGGTTTTCCGCAGTTTACGTACAAAGGCTTCAACGAAACCGCCCCTACGATCCGCGTGAACCCGGGCGACACGATCGCCATCGATGAGACCGACTACCTGCCGCCCAGCGCCGGCGACAAGTACGACATCAATATCCACTTTCACGGCATGGGCTCGACACCGCACGCCCCGGGCGACGACGTGCTGGGAACGCTGGCGCGCTCGGGCCAGAGCCTTCACTACGTCGTGCACATCCCCAAGAGTCAAGAGCCCGGGCTGTACTGGTATCATCCGCACGTGCACGGCGTGGTCAACTATCAGGTTGGCGAGGGCGGGATGTCCGGTGCGATCATCGTCAACGGCCTCGAGCGTCACTTCCCGCCCCTGGCGAAGATGAATCAGCGCGTGATCGTCGTCCGGGATACCGGCACTGGCGAACCGGCAGGAGGCTTCGATGCCATGGGCATGGAGCGCTTTGCGCCAAACGTCATCAACAACGAGCCGTGCGGCCCCGAGGTGGGGCTGATCACGATGATCAACGGCGTCTATCAGCCGTACATCACGATCGCGCCCGGCGAAAAGCAGTTCTGGCGCGTGATCAACGCGAGCGGTCATAAGACGCTCAAGCTCGCCGTCGACGGATCTCAACTCAAAGTGTACGCGATCGACGGCTTCGCCCTGGATACGCAACCTGGCACGAAGCCGTTCACCGAGCCCTACGCGATCATTCCGCCGGCTGCGCGCCTCGAGTTCGTCGTCACCGGTCCGCGAAACCCGTTGGCGAAGTTTCGCACGTTATGCTACGACACTGGGCCGGGCGGGGACCGCGATCCCGCACTCGTCCTCGCGCGGCTGAAGCAGCCGCGCCACGCGCCGAACGAGATGTCCGGGATGGGCCCAAACGCGCCGCCGGAACCGTTGCCGAGCAACGCTTATACGACGCCGCTTCCGCCGATTGCGGCCAAGCGCACCGTCACGTTCAGCGAAGGGAACAATCATTTCTTCATCGACGGCAGGATCTTTCAGATGCAAGAGCCGCCCGCGGTCGTCGTGCACGTCGGCACCGTCGAGGAGTGGCATATCGTGAACATCACCGAGGAGGTCCACGACTTTCACATTCACCAGATACACTTTCTCGTCAAGGAGATCGATGGCGTCAAGCTGGCGCATCCCTATTGGGCCGACACCCAGTTGATCCCGCATCGCGCTAACGGCAAGCCCGGAACGCTCACTCTCTTGATGGATTTTCGCGACCCGATCATTAAAGGGACCTTCGTCTTCCACTGCCACATCCTCGATCACGAAGATCGCGGCATGATGGCGAAGATCCAGGCTATTTAA